GCACCCTTCTCCGCTGGTATCAGGCCGGTGAGGACGTCGAGGCCCGGCTGCCAACGTTGTCGACCTACCTGGGGCACCGGGATCCGCGGTCGACGTATTGGTACCTCTCGGCCGCACCCGAGCTGCTGGCTCTGGCCGCCGACCGCCTGGAGCTGTCCCGGGAGGTGATCACGCGATGAGTCTGATCGCTCCCACGTTGCAGAGCTTCTTCACCGACCGG
This window of the Luteitalea sp. genome carries:
- a CDS encoding integrase, with the translated sequence TLLRWYQAGEDVEARLPTLSTYLGHRDPRSTYWYLSAAPELLALAADRLELSREVITR